In the genome of Myripristis murdjan chromosome 21, fMyrMur1.1, whole genome shotgun sequence, the window TGGGCGTGTCATGGTCGATCAATACCTGATCAGCGCCTGCGGCCTCAGGAGCCACAGTGAGGAGCCGACAGCTGACTGGCTGAAGCAGCTGAACCAGCTGCATGGGCCTGTCCCCTGCAGCTGGATTAACATCCCCGGGCTTTCTCTTAGTtttctggcttcacttaaccagacatccgcactctggattttcggtaccataaagccggctatcaactcactaactgaacccaggcttttccaatctagatctatGCATGGTCACATAAAAAaggcggtgtttgctgcatacgaccaatcacagacaaggaaaaatccacccgagccacATACTTCACAACGGAGGAggagacaataatctgaaataaatacaaggaatataaatcaataatccaggcaaaaagcaacacagttgcagctgccaagagccccaaggaatgctgggaaaaaatagCCGACTGTgacaatgcgtaaattagtgggattataatcttacttccccaccatgacggcacgagtagatctgactacagtaacatttgtgtgttcaataaatgaacgtgtctcccactcagccacacactcctgcagaggaactggccctctctcacagtgagggtcAACCCTTGATGGAggtctgccctcagtttgagtttcatcaaaatcatcactttgattcaactgattttgatatttcattttataaaccatctgacgcctcgtgttgattctgctggttaaaatattatttcaatgtcacttaaagactgtaaaacatttggcatcaactctcatgtggacttttcagggcagacacccaGACTAAATATGagaaaactaatggaaacctaaaggagcccagaggctggcctgtattttatcagacttttatttaaccctctcaattaatttcccctcatttattttcaaaaatatttttaaaaatcactacatcagtctacaagatcaggTTGGACAGTGTaaagtcatgagtaaaaaaaaccaaaccaaaacaaaacaaaaaaacaagaagaattccttcttcctcctctccaaatttgaacaaaatgtgaaagaaaaacaaacataatgaacataagaagtctaagtaaaatgtattaattttaagaagaagaagaaagggggaaaaaatactcagcctaacttggaaaaaaaggtgCACAAGTTGTGCACCTCGATCTACTGGGTTCTCAtccaatgggcaggccattttccaagagagctgattggtcagtaggtggggcttttctacctgctgagctcttatcctgaacttaacctgctctggagcaggttaggtgttcagcatatgttaccacggcaacataccccgataaaaagtaagccacctttttggcacagaaaacccagggttaagcctgaagttagctcgctaagcccaaatccagctgcaggtacaggcctcaggtgtgCCAACGGGAGGCCTGGGTTCTGTTTATTGATTATCAATCAGATGGAGATGATAAATCAGCAGATGctgatgtgaataaaatgacTGCGTCATTACCATGTGACTATTGCTATGGTAACCAGTGTGTTGACTGTGTCTGAGGTCAGGGGTCCAAAAGAGGTGCTGGGTGTGTGGTGAGTGTTGCCACGGTAACGGTGACAGGAAGTCTGACCAGGTCAGCGAGCAGCGGCTGCGGCAGcgtcttctccatctctctgcgtCTGCTGAGGCTTCGCCGCCGCAGCTCGTTCCGGCGCAGCTTGTACTCCTCGTACAGACTCAGCTCCTTGGTCCAGGGACGGCCTGCTGGGCGGGACGCCACgccagggggcggggcctggggcagggggggcggggccaccTGGGCCATGGAGTCTGGagacagggggaggaggaggaggaggattgaTTACTGGAGAAATTTGACTCAGAATCTGAAACTTTATTGTTCCCAGAGAGGAAAGGGgatcagttgcagttgctcaaattctcaagagaagaattgaATTattggaaacagaaaaagaaataagaactGTATGTGCATGATGTGCATgtctcaatatgtgcattaatccaaCAAATTATCAATCATTATAACAATAATTAATGACTTGTCACTAATAtgaatgttttttatgttgtacAGTATAAGCACCGCTGTGCATCATGGGAAAAGTCTTCAGTCAACCTGTGCTAAAATCACCTGACCACTAAAACAACCGCACATCAAACATAACACGAAACAtgtccaatcagaggccagagTTTAACAGCtggtattctctctctctctctctctctctctctctctctctctctctctctctctctctctctcctctctctctctctctctctctctcctctctctctctctctctctctctctctctctctctctctctctctctctctctctctctctctctctctctctctctctctcacagtgcaCTCACAGCTGGGGGCGGGGCTCTGGTCCGGGAGGGTTCGAACAGGAAACTCCACCCAGTCAGACGCTGAACTCTGAccctggagagacagacagaggcatgATGGGAAAACCTCATCAGTCGGATGTTCAGCTCCGTCATCCAgtgatgtcatttcctgtgtTGGTGACGTTTTCCTCAACATGCCtgatttcccagaatgccttgcaTCGCTCAGAGAGtcttatgccccttttccaccagaaagaacctggtgctagttcggagctggtgctagagccggtgcttaactggtgccaacgaagaaccggtttgcttttccatcagccaagagccaagtggagccaagtcagagccacgtcatgacgtcttcggaaaacgtgatgacgtgggtgcgcgagacgctcgctcagaatcacaataaccatcatgaatgaatgaatgaatgatactttattaatcctttgcaggaaattacattgtcacggcagcttcatcacttcaacacacataaaactgcacactcatactatacagtggctgcagcgtctctgtctgtgtccgcccgtcctgtcctgaagccggtgaaactgatcagtgagtcggggatgatgttcgtgagccgtgTCTCAGTCATgcatataacgctgctttccagatacagtttctggccccgggcgaaaaacacaattattgctggctacctgtcggattcgtgatcggaacgaatgacagctatgtttagttataaaacgggtgcttctcatccttaaatgtaatttgctgagctgcgttccatgccgttgtaaaatcagtataacccacggcttctcggggattattgtttatgtttatagcgttcgcagttcctgttttgttttgtaaccccgcccaccaatgaagcggtgggccgcgtcatcggttctttctctggctcctgtttagcccctgctcggagtcggtgcttgcctagcaccagtttggaaccagtttggcaccagtttggcccctgtttgggcggtggaaaaccaaaaaactggtgctaagtcaggcactggctccgaaccagccctggtggaaaaggggtattaaAGAGTTAAGTAGTTTGGATGTCAGACTTGAACTGCTTTCCACCAACAGAGGCCGATGCTCCTGACGGGACGTCCTGTCGAGCGGGGGCTGCTGGCTCATTCTGatgtttcctttttcctttatGGAAACAGGAGAAATGCCTTGGCACTACATTATTTAATTCTGGCAATTAAGATGATCACTTGCTGACAGAATGTGATCGTCTGGTGTTAGAGGGAGCAGCCTGACCCCCCTCCCCTACACGCTGCAGTGCACTCTGGGTAGTTTATAGTGTGCTACATGACTGATTGTTGAGAATTCAGACACTatcaaaatggccgacacaccCTGTAGTGGATAGTGACCCACCACCCCCCGCTACCCCCCGCCCTCACAGGCTctctggctccgccccctcacCTCCCCCAGCAGCTGGCTCTGCTGAGCGGAGCAGTCTAGCAGCAGGGCAGTCATCACCTCCTGTTCCTCCCCTGGCTCCTCCTTGATACagatcacctcctcctcctcctgccgctGTTCCTGTTTCACCTGCAGACACATcaaacaccccccccccacctgtaaacacctgcagacacatcaaacaccccccccccacctgtAAACACCTGCAGACACATCAAACACACCCGCCCACCTGTAAAcacctgcagacacaaacacaccctgacGTGTTGTGAAACTGAAGCTAGCAGAAACTCTGACACAAACTTTTTCTAGACATAAAATCAAATagaacaaaaacagtgacagcagacaAAGTAGCACAGCCCGCAGGGTGCAGTAGTGCAGAGCGGAGTAGCGCAGGGTGCAGTAGTGCAGAGCGGAGTAGCGCAGGGTGCAGTAGTGCAGAGCGGAGTAGCGCAGGGTGCAGTAGCGCAGGGTGCAGTAGTGCAGGGTGCAGTAGCGCAGGGTGCAGTAGTGCAGGGTGCAGTAGCGCAGTAGCGCAGCCCACAGGGTGCAGTAGCGCAGGGTGTAGTAGTGCAGGGCGCAGTAGCGCAGTAGCGCACAGTGCACTAGCGCAGGGTACAGTAGCGCAGGGTGCAGGGTGATGCTGTGGCAGGGTTTCAGGTCTCACCTGAACTCCACACAGCAGGGTGGAGCTGTCCGCCTGCGTCGACCTATCTGGGGACAGAGGGGGCGAGGCCGACACTTGACCTGGCTCCGGGGCAGGGGGTGGGTCCAGTGGCAGGTGCATGGCCTCTGTGTGGAGCTGCAGGCTGACGGTCCAATCATAGTCCTCGTCCTCCTTCCTGTGAGCGTCTCGCTCTGCAGAGCACGGCTCTGCAGGAAACAGGGAATACATGATGAGTAAAGAGAATCCGTATCTGattctccagcagctcctcagttTACATTAATTGACCAGAAACtgttaaaatacagaaaatgtttgaggGATCACTTGAACATTTTCTACTTTCTGCTTAAATCTCAGCTCAATGTGTCAGAGTTCAGactgtttaaccctttgactcctgacacactgacactggGTTTCTGTCAGGAACAGGAAAGGAAAATGGTCAgataaacaatgaaataataatataatatagcaatagaagaaagagaagaaagaaaagtaaaagctCTGATGTCAGCCCTCAGTGTCAGGACAGATCTGCTGCAGCTTGTCAACAATTTCTTCTGTTTTGGATTTGACCAAAGCATTTGATACATCCATCATAAATCTCTTAGTTAGAACCTCAGTTGCTCTCACGTGGCTTCAATTTAACTACTATTTAAATGATAGAGCACAATTTGTGTCCATTGTTGGCTGCATTTGTAGTACGTTAAAACTACTTTGTGGGGTGCTCCAGGGTTCTATCCTGGGccctttattatttttgatatgATTTGTAAATTTTTCTCTAGTATCTGCAAACACTAATAATCTTACAGACATACACAATgaccatgtttacatgcacaccatattcctgtattatttggaatatcctcaatattctggttgcgcacgagtcatgtaaacacaccgaacccgattaaggtcatattccggttggagagaattctgaatcagacccctggcatatgcctgttctaaccggaatattgtgccatgtaaacaccttaatcggaaagtgccccgtaccggaatattcagttatgtctgcgcatgctcgattcacaaggaatcctggggcgtgtttgttgctatggttactgcaagcagggagaacgacatggcgaacagcagcaagagcgaggagactgcagtctgccttcagctgatcaaacacTTCAGTATCATGGAGGATatgagcttcttcttcttcttctgtatttccggcagaccagacgcctataggtgtactgctgccccccacaggttgagtgttgcattacataagagcgtggaatacgccgaaacacggaaacatgccaagtaacatgtaaacggaatattccagttgctgcagcgcatataaacaccttattcagaaaatgaccttaaccagaatattgacccgaattggaatatgttgtgcatgtaaatgtagtcaatgTGTTCAAAGCACTAATAATGTCTGTAAATCAGGCAACTGACGGCCCATGGGCCACATGCAGCCCACTGATATTCATTTTGTGGGCCCTGGGTGCAGTCGCCACCCATCCTGTAAAATCCAGTCCCGAAATGCTACAGACAGAGCGCTGAGAGCAGCTGAGataacacagatgcacagagaTGTGTTCAAAATAAGTAGTAAATTACTTCTGAGTATTCTGTAATTGGTATTTTgctggaaagaaaaaataagatgtaattaataaaacattttaagtgaaatgaatttgaatttgtgtatttgaaatactttAACtacattattgtcattttttcctcaaagaCCATGCTGAGACcactaaatgcctaaaatgttaTATTAGTTTGTATAGACTGCCTTTTTGTATTATCAAAATACAAATTACTTGTATTTTAATTGAatacagtattttgtattttattttgatagttaTATTGAAGTATCTGCAGTTTGTAACAAGattctttttgctgtttgtaCTCATCTCTGAAGGTTTGCCACACCGTCAGCGCCGCCACAGTGCCGCCTGCGCCCTTTAAAGCTGCCCACCCCTGCTGTCGCCAAGGACACGTCTGTTTAAACACTTTCAGCTGAGTGTCACTTCCTGGGTCCTATCCTGACATGATGAatctgagctgtgattggttacCTGGTCCTGGGCGGGGCGGCGCTCCCTCAGAGGCCGTCCTCTGCTGGCTCCTGTCGGCGGGGGCAGGGCCTCGGTGCTGCAGGTGCAGATCCACCACTCTCTGGTAGTGCCTGAGCCGGGCCTCGGCCAATCGCAATGTGGTTCTCATCTTGTCGTTCTCCTTGTCCTTCAGCGCCACATCGCGCCGCAGCGTCTTCACCTGTGCCTTCAGCTCCTCGAACTTCACACCCACCACCTTCAGCATCTCCGCCAGCACCGTCTCCACGGCGACGTTCACTGCACGCTCCACCACCGCACCCATCTGACCCCGGATCAGCGACACAGCGATGCTCACGTCCATCCTGACCTGgaatcaccatgacaacagagcTCTgacgtcatcatcatcatcatcatcaccatcagatagggctgaacgatttatCGTTCTCTGATCGAAATTGCGATTTCAGACAGTGCAATCATGTGATCACAAAAGCTGCGTTTCTTTGCAGCGCTCCTGACTGACCCAGGATCTGTTGTGTCAACTATTTTACACATACATGCCGTCTCCCTACCATCCCGCTGTCATGCCCTGTCAAGCTCACCAATCAGAAGCGGCATGCTACGCGTGGAGAAGTCACGCTAACCAATCAGAAGCGGCCATTGTCCAGGCGACGCCTTACACACTCAGTAACAACAAGTTGGTGTCCCTAAATAACATGTTTTGAAATGGCTTCAAGCTGAACCAGAAGCAGAGTTAGGGGATTTAATCCCAAAAAAGCAGGACGTTGGTCTTATTTCAGGTTTCAGACTGCAGACGTGCACCAGAAACAGGTTCTGTGCAAAGCCTGTCGAACatccagcagcaacacaaccaGCTTAGACCGGCACTTGAAAAATGACCACAGGCATTTACATGACGAGTGCATGACCAAACAGTACGGTGAAAAGTCGAGGTAAAGTGATGCTGAGGCCCGCTGCAGCAAACACACTACGATTACAGCGTCGTTTGCTGTGTAACACCGTATGAAAAGAGCAGCCGCAGACAGTGGGAGGTAACGACTGCCATAACACACGACACTGCCAACGACATGGTGTCTGTTAACACGGTCACCAGAGACAGATTTCAAAACCTCCTCCGCACGCTGGACAGAAGAGATGATTCCCTCCCGCACCTCCTTCAGCCAGGCTGCCATCCCACAGCTGTACGCCGagtgggagggaaaaaacacagagctgaaaaatgtggagtcttattacttatttaacattgttttttgttttttttaattgttttgcattttattaaattttttcAACTATACACAATTAAGGATTTTTGcactactttttaaaattaagaCAGTCAAAAATGGCTCTTTTATTTCTTCAGTTGTAGTAACTGCTGTTGGTCAAGGACTTTAAAGAatgtacatgcatgtttcttggcaataaatacaTGCTGGAAGCAATTCTTACCTTTTAGTATTCATCCTTGCATTAGAGTAAATagcatttaatgttttgatggtatgatgtaattttctgtcatgttttaaatctGTTACTGTACATGGTGAATATTGCACTGCAAATTGCATTGCTTTATTCGCAATTAGATCGTTTCCTAaaattgttcagccctacttGTCAGAGGAGGAGCAAACAAAATGATCTTTCTATTCCTCCATGTTTCAGCTCCGAGGAACCGACAGACGTTTGAAAACACAATTTACTTTTCATCCATCACAATCTACAGCTGGGGCTCTGCTCGGCTGTTCCAGCTGTTCCAGCTTACAGAGCGTCAGAGGCATGTTCTCTTGTCAGGGTCcatgttcacacatacaaatttacaaacaaaaaacatcagttcTGTGTTCTTAAGACACAAACGGAACTGTATCTTTCcgctcacaaaacaaaaacctgccaAAACGACTATGCAGCACTTTCACAGTTTTCCAGGGTTTCTGTCAAACGTTCTGCTTTTTAGAACAGTTTGATCTTTATTAGATCTGTGTTGTCCTGCTGCAGTCAGCTGGTTCTTGATACAAACAGCGAGAACCATACCATCAGTTAGCACAGGTTCTGCAACTGGATGACACGGACAGGTGTTCTTGTCAAAACAACAATTCACCGCTCGTACAGAATCAATCAAACACTACAGAACACTACAGAACCATATGTACAGAACATTACCAACCCTACAGAACACTAGAGAACCATATGTACAGAACACTACAGAACACTAGAGAACCATATGTACAGAACACTACCAACCCTACAGAACACTACAGAACCATATGTACAGAACACTACAGAACACATATGTTAAGAACACTACAGAACACTAGAGAACCATATGTACAGAACACTACCAACCCTACAGAACACTAGAGAACCATATGTACAGAACACTACCAACGCTACAGAACACTACAGAACACTAGAGAACCATATGTACAGAACACTACAGAACCATATGTACAGAACACTACAGAACCATATGTACAGAACATCTGGGCTGATCGAGTTGCTACAAAGTCACAGAGACTAATGAAGTTAGGGTTAGCTCCGTTAGCTCCGTTAGCCTCGTTAGCTCCGTTAACCTCCTACAGAGACTAATGAAGTTAGTGTTAGCCTCGTTAGCTCCGTTAGCCTCGTTAGCTCCGTTAGCCTCCTGCAGGGCTCCGTGCGCAGCTGCTAGCCTGCCGTCACACGTCTTCCGTCTGTGCGTTTTGTCCTCTTGGGCTCGTTAATATCGTTAATTCATGTTAATTCTCGTCAATACTCGTTAATCCCCATTAAACATAAACgccattaaattaatttaaaaacacGGAAGCTGTGCGGTTTGTTAAACGGCTCTtacctgctgctgatgttcacgttagcctgttagctaacgttagcctgaCCGCTCGGTCGGTGCGAATCAGtttaatgtatatatatgtgtgtgtgtgtgtgtgtgtgtgtgtgtgtgtgtgtgtcggataCGTGGACAGGTTGTTATTTGCgatcatttaaaaacacaacaactgcCACGGTTTGTTTACTCTCACCGGAAGTAAATATATACCTTCcggttcttcttcttcttcttcttcttcttcttcttcttcttcttcttcttcttcttcttcttcttcttcttctgttttaatGGCGGGTGGCACCTTGCGCTAAGGTGTATTATCGCCCCCCTACTATGATGGAGCGTGGACCAGAGTTAACTACCctattaacataaaaaaaacttccatATTTCCATATCCTAAATCCTATTGATCAACCCTGTGTCtgctaaaaactgaaaaaaaaaccttgatccCACAATAGCATTTTTAAGATTAAACTGTTCCATACCAAGTCTTCTCATCTTCCTTTTTCATATCTCTAGTTCTCTGGTGTATTTTTGGCAGTGAATAATAACATGTTTACCTGATTCTTCTTCTTGGCAGTAGTCACATAATCCTGTAGGATCCACAAAAATGTCATCAAATGATTCATGTTATTAAGTCTGTGCAGGTTTTCATATATTTCATTGACTAGGTCTTGCCTACTCTCGGATTTAAATGACTGCAATGACTTTACAGAAGAATAGGAATCTGTGCAAGgaacaacatttttaatttgcttCTCTTCTATCCACTGCAGCACTGTTGCTATGGCCATCATCCCAACAGTGAATACTGACAGATGATCTGAAGTTCGTCTTTTAACAGAAACTTTTAAACTAAGAATACTGAATGCAAAACTTGTCCTTCCTGAAGTAGGATCCTTAGATTCATCTGCATACGCTGGAACGTACTCTTTATATATTGTTTGTATTCTGTCTTCAACCAGACTGACAATACTTCCACACTCTTTAAACTGCGTTCCAAGGAAATGTAAGTCAATGGCCACTGAGGGAAACAACCAAGGTGGCTGTTAACGGCACTGCAGGGGTATAGTTTTTCTGATTTAATATCATGGCTCTTGCTACTTCCTCACTGCTCCATGCAAAACACTTCTGCTTAGTTCTAACTCTCTCCCAACATGAGAGAAGCACCTTTGTTGTTGGATGATCTCAGAATGTCTTTATGATTTACCCAGTAGTTCATCATTAGTTGTTTATATCTAATATGAAGTGGGATTTCATCCATCTCCACCTGAAGAGCAGACACAGGAGTTGTTCTGAATGCTCCACAACAGAGTCTCAAGGCTTGAGCTTGTATCACCTCCAGTTTCTTTATTGAGGTTTTTAATGCTGATCCATAAACTATACACCTGTAATCCAGCACTGACCTAATTAGTGCTACATACAAATTCTTGATAGCAGGTCTACTTGCTCCTCAGTCTAACCCTGTCAAACATCTCATTACATTAATACCTTTTTGCATTTATCAATTACCTTCTGAATATGTTCATTCCATGTTAGCCTTGTATCTAACCACACCCCTAGAAAACGAAATACTTTAACTTGCTCTATCCTTTGCTCATACATATTTATCATGGTATTAACTCCTCTCTTTCTTGTAAACATTACTACCTTGGCTTTTTCTATTGAGAACTTAAATCCCCAGGAATATGACAATTTCTCCACAACTTTAACTGCCTCTTGCATTTTATTCATGATATGATTGatattttccccccttttccacAAGGCCCCATCATCAGCGAACAATGATCTTCCAACATCACCCTGAACCTGAGAGAAGATCAACCATTACTTTCCCTTCATTTTCATGGCTTGATTCCTTTGTAGACcgcctctcttccctccctctttcctcattTCC includes:
- the LOC115379696 gene encoding uncharacterized protein LOC115379696 — its product is MDVSIAVSLIRGQMGAVVERAVNVAVETVLAEMLKVVGVKFEELKAQVKTLRRDVALKDKENDKMRTTLRLAEARLRHYQRVVDLHLQHRGPAPADRSQQRTASEGAPPRPGPEPCSAERDAHRKEDEDYDWTVSLQLHTEAMHLPLDPPPAPEPGQVSASPPLSPDRSTQADSSTLLCGVQVKQEQRQEEEEVICIKEEPGEEQEVMTALLLDCSAQQSQLLGEGQSSASDWVEFPVRTLPDQSPAPSYSMAQVAPPPLPQAPPPGVASRPAGRPWTKELSLYEEYKLRRNELRRRSLSRRREMEKTLPQPLLADLVRERREKTRLRVARWRAKRKLQACLSQAQAPGGAVFPVSSQQLSASCGSVSGGQPRRPVLPQCSGFLINNSLPAGLPFITPSASSSSSSLLLGAHGVAEHASQHAVTSSSCSSYPQVSLSQQSSSLTDADVFQ